Proteins from one Bartonella sp. HY328 genomic window:
- a CDS encoding YihY/virulence factor BrkB family protein, producing the protein MAEKDEERVGWLKYCWQILYNAIGHYFTEQGSAFASYVALSSLMAFFPFLIFATALASFLGAQAYAATSVTYILEMMPDALKQPIGKEITNVLTVQRGGLLTLSAIGAAYFASNGVEALRTALDRAYRVKDNRTIIFCRLQSLVFVIIGTIGLMAISFLLVLAPLVIAIAQREVPALAPYVGTIRFWRYFIAIIILLVTLITAHKWLPAGKRKMVDILPGIAFTVIAWLVASMLFAQYLATFANYVSTYAGLASIMVAIIFLYIIASISILGAEINAAIMFYRNRPQQPGQVIKATHMANANNVNIIEET; encoded by the coding sequence ATGGCAGAAAAAGACGAAGAACGCGTTGGCTGGTTAAAATATTGCTGGCAAATTCTTTACAATGCGATTGGGCATTATTTTACTGAACAGGGTTCTGCTTTCGCTAGTTATGTTGCACTTTCAAGCCTTATGGCATTTTTTCCCTTTTTGATTTTTGCCACCGCCTTGGCTAGCTTTTTGGGTGCGCAAGCCTATGCAGCAACCAGCGTTACCTATATTTTGGAAATGATGCCTGATGCTTTAAAACAGCCGATTGGCAAGGAAATCACTAATGTGTTGACGGTTCAGCGCGGCGGATTATTGACCCTTTCGGCGATTGGTGCTGCCTATTTTGCCTCTAATGGCGTTGAAGCTTTGCGCACAGCACTTGATCGCGCTTACCGTGTAAAAGATAATCGAACCATCATATTTTGCCGCTTACAAAGCCTTGTCTTTGTTATCATCGGTACGATAGGTCTAATGGCGATCAGCTTTTTGTTGGTTCTTGCCCCCCTCGTGATCGCCATTGCACAACGTGAAGTGCCTGCGCTTGCACCTTATGTTGGAACAATCCGCTTTTGGCGGTACTTTATTGCTATTATTATTTTATTGGTGACCTTAATTACTGCCCATAAATGGTTGCCTGCTGGAAAACGAAAAATGGTTGATATTTTGCCCGGCATTGCCTTTACCGTTATTGCTTGGTTGGTAGCATCGATGCTATTTGCGCAATATCTTGCAACCTTTGCCAATTATGTGTCAACTTATGCTGGTCTTGCCTCGATCATGGTGGCAATTATTTTCCTCTATATTATCGCCTCGATTTCTATTCTTGGTGCGGAGATTAACGCCGCCATTATGTTTTATCGCAACCGCCCGCAGCAACCTGGCCAAGTGATAAAGGCAACCCATATGGCAAATGCCAATAATGTCAATATTATTGAGGAAACTTGA
- the ccmD gene encoding heme exporter protein CcmD gives MNHLAFILAAYGAAALGIIALTISIIWRGHILSRKIARLEAIDFKQKRDQQRVPASPQSNKL, from the coding sequence ATGAACCATTTAGCCTTTATACTTGCCGCCTATGGCGCTGCAGCTTTAGGCATTATCGCCCTTACAATCTCGATCATTTGGCGCGGCCATATTTTAAGTCGCAAAATCGCTCGCTTAGAAGCCATTGACTTTAAGCAGAAAAGAGACCAGCAAAGGGTCCCAGCAAGCCCACAAAGTAACAAATTATGA
- a CDS encoding tryptophan 7-halogenase: MLDLRSIKKVAVIGGDIAAWLAALTFRRLFGPLVEITVFDDETQPIADMCEGGLVNLLSTLQRNQIQMDEFYSTVDATFKIGTKFENWRSNGENEAYYHLFPKKDANVPELTLEAFGTNPLLISRIASLQNLHDFFPGFKLIQQNASQYDAAAELQTANTGLALAFHFDRYKFKNFLKSKALNRNIIQSAVEVRQLLLSENGNVVAIKTDEAVLPTDFVIDASGVKRLGIGATYGQNWRSFSDQLINDKAVTFTLQHKSKNPQFFTTARAMKSGWIWQSPLRQHIGAGYVFSSRHNSSDHAADEIEALFGNSVTFDGVLSFNQGNFERIWCNNLIALGAAAGFVEPLEAASIGQSLETLRNIERIINNCRGVIGQNIIDGFNIANNQSWNEICDFLRLHYDTPRDDTSYWRDIQYLPRSPQYQEFSACCAQRVPRVIDIEAYTSNSWLPIFHIINWLLVAAPLGIINPHAARAELEALPEDFIKQYIQPYLSNLQMSENNRSSQK; encoded by the coding sequence GTGTTGGACTTGCGTTCTATCAAAAAAGTAGCAGTTATTGGTGGTGATATTGCTGCATGGCTTGCCGCTTTAACATTTCGCCGGCTATTTGGGCCTTTGGTCGAGATCACCGTTTTTGACGACGAAACACAACCAATTGCAGATATGTGCGAGGGAGGTTTGGTTAACCTTTTATCCACATTGCAGCGAAACCAAATTCAGATGGATGAGTTTTACAGCACAGTTGATGCCACTTTTAAAATTGGCACGAAATTTGAAAATTGGCGTTCAAATGGTGAAAATGAAGCTTATTATCATTTATTCCCTAAAAAAGATGCCAATGTACCGGAATTGACGCTAGAAGCTTTTGGAACCAATCCTTTATTGATTTCGCGCATTGCAAGCTTGCAAAATCTGCACGATTTTTTCCCAGGATTTAAATTAATTCAACAAAATGCCTCACAATATGATGCCGCTGCTGAGTTGCAAACTGCCAATACTGGATTGGCGCTTGCCTTTCATTTTGATCGTTATAAATTTAAAAATTTTTTAAAAAGCAAAGCGCTCAACAGAAATATTATCCAAAGCGCGGTTGAAGTTCGCCAATTATTATTGTCAGAAAACGGCAATGTTGTAGCGATTAAAACCGATGAAGCTGTTTTGCCAACTGATTTCGTCATTGATGCATCTGGCGTGAAAAGGCTAGGTATTGGCGCGACCTATGGCCAAAATTGGCGCTCTTTTAGCGACCAGTTGATCAATGATAAAGCTGTGACCTTTACCCTTCAGCACAAAAGTAAAAATCCGCAATTCTTTACAACTGCACGTGCAATGAAGTCTGGCTGGATATGGCAATCGCCATTAAGACAGCACATTGGTGCTGGCTATGTTTTTTCAAGCCGCCATAACAGTTCAGACCATGCGGCCGATGAAATAGAAGCGTTATTTGGCAATTCCGTTACATTTGATGGTGTTTTAAGTTTTAATCAAGGCAATTTTGAGCGCATATGGTGCAATAATCTTATTGCTCTTGGGGCTGCTGCCGGCTTTGTTGAGCCTTTAGAGGCGGCTTCCATTGGTCAAAGCTTAGAAACTTTGCGCAATATTGAGCGCATTATTAATAATTGCCGCGGCGTTATTGGCCAAAATATTATTGATGGATTTAATATTGCTAATAATCAAAGTTGGAATGAAATTTGCGATTTTTTACGCCTACATTATGATACACCACGTGATGATACATCCTATTGGCGCGATATCCAATATTTGCCACGCTCACCGCAATATCAAGAATTTTCGGCTTGTTGCGCGCAGCGTGTCCCACGGGTCATTGATATTGAAGCTTATACAAGCAATAGCTGGTTGCCGATTTTCCATATTATCAATTGGTTGCTGGTAGCAGCGCCTCTTGGGATTATCAATCCCCACGCTGCCCGCGCAGAATTGGAAGCCTTGCCTGAAGATTTTATCAAGCAATATATCCAACCTTATCTTAGCAATTTGCAAATGAGCGAAAACAATAGATCTTCACAGAAGTGA
- a CDS encoding DsbE family thiol:disulfide interchange protein: MSDMQRPKRRLALFFPLIAFMLFATIALIRITSNDPDAANSLPNALAGQDAPQTQLPILALQAPTSAVFDPTQFKGRVTLVNFWGSWCPPCREEHPQLLTLAQDPRFDLVGVNFKDNQENAIRFLGAFGNPFKVIGFDPSGRAAIEWGVYGPPETFIINREGKIVFKHIGPIMPDNLIKTLMPEIEKALQ, translated from the coding sequence ATGAGTGATATGCAACGCCCTAAGCGCCGCCTTGCTCTGTTCTTTCCACTTATTGCCTTTATGCTTTTTGCGACCATCGCTCTTATCCGCATTACTTCGAATGATCCTGATGCAGCCAATTCATTACCCAATGCTTTAGCAGGGCAGGACGCACCACAAACGCAATTGCCAATATTGGCTTTGCAAGCACCAACGAGCGCGGTATTTGATCCAACACAATTTAAAGGCCGTGTTACCTTAGTTAATTTTTGGGGGTCATGGTGTCCGCCCTGCCGCGAAGAGCACCCACAGCTTTTAACCCTTGCCCAAGATCCGCGTTTTGACCTTGTCGGCGTTAATTTTAAAGATAATCAAGAAAATGCCATTCGTTTTCTTGGTGCATTTGGCAATCCCTTTAAAGTCATTGGTTTTGACCCAAGCGGCCGCGCCGCTATTGAATGGGGTGTATATGGGCCGCCGGAAACATTCATTATAAACCGTGAGGGTAAAATTGTTTTTAAGCATATTGGCCCAATCATGCCGGATAATTTAATCAAAACCTTAATGCCAGAAATTGAAAAGGCGCTGCAATAA
- a CDS encoding Ig-like domain-containing protein — translation MFNLDLTAPTATSSITGITDDTGFSDSDYITSDDTLIIHGSVSETLNAGEKVQIRIDGGTWVDAVYNATDKTWSYDNQANALSEGDHKIESRVVDAAGNITTGGSQTVTIDKTGPVEGYEVAISGFFDDVGLIQGDMTTSGTSTDDTTPLLKGTVTGIKTGDEVVIKVTGPDGTKIILGNATVTNGTWQYQVTEAQKFVTEGKYTFEAVVTDKAGNEGKTSTGFDLNLDLTAPTATSSITGITDDTGFSDSDYITSDDTLIIHGSVSETLNAGEKVQIRIDGGTWVDAVYNATDKTWSYDNQANALSEGDHKIESRVVDAAGNITTGGSQTVTIDKTGPVEGYEVAISGFFDDVGLIQGDMTTSGTSTDDTTPLLKGTVTGIKTGDEVVIKVTGPDGTKIILGNATVTNGTWQYQVTEAQKFVTEGKYTFEAVVTDKAGNEGKTSTGFDLNLDLTAPTATSSITGITDDTGFSDSDYITSDDTLIIHGSVSETLNAGEKVQIRIDGGTWVDAVYNATDKTWSYDNQANALSEGDHKIESRVVDAAGNITTGGSQTVTIDKTAPIDGVSVSITGFTDDVGLIQGEVTANNSYTDDTEPLLKGTIAGVADGERVVIKVTDANGVTTVLGVAVVSAGTWEYQVTAAQAFKDGQYTFQAVVTDTAGNEGATSNQFGIIFDTAAPTALSNITSITEDTGNGTNDYVTRDGTLIITAKVTGTLSDNERVQISLDNGTTWRDATYAASTDSWTLDNTDTLLADGTYTFKTRVIDAAGNLGTESSQQVVIDNKVPEATTKITHFSDDQAPQLFDSLPSGSYTDDTTPTLHGTLTKALDEGAAIAIYRGSVFVGYATVTGLTWSFTQPTALSDGTFYTYYAAVQSRSGVNGSLSDAFEIAIDTTDSNMAPNVGTGGAYATYSMSLRLGNNGGWTMMTDMAEYSADGNDFRNFGSPKLLTWANLGSGPITSQYPNEKLFSSYTYGDYNRDGYMDMFLTDRTYGGGNNATMFVGQSNGTYVATLVNTGTATHFGSTVSLDMDGDGWLDVFIGDSGNDSSTFFHNKGAAGSTTDFLNGRFDLYGYGAATASSMPTALRSLETDHELSAIDLDNDGTVDLVFHGNYAGQSTYNMVTLKNNGTSSATGQNWSFGQSFTNVFNTSGAAGTSQQSDSFERTISLTWGDFNGDGYMDLFIGQSKNAGVGAVANTTGTDSMIFYNDGAGNLKDPQRIADGIMGKSTLAIDWDGDGKMDLVEVPEAKYSIGTSLYYHNTGTLDDSGQVVWDIKNIKDMGVATAGGSIMTSTALDAAVNGASAAAMDYDWDGDQDLIISRANTTEASIVITNPNTPDYGTAMHLRIVRPDGSNTFYGNTVELYNSAGVRVSSQIINPQYGTGWNDSSAIVHFYGLDPNETYTAVMRFNKNGVSQDFGGQAFASSTNPVENVNSSWTNLKATEPYNGYVLTAEADGAVNNTTDYSSNVGIVGTGYNDTFFIGAGTRFYNGGGGWNVGDGERTWNENSGLDIADFAAVGSLGINVSLANTTDYQTVATGFATRLVNIEAIYGTSGNDTITDGNGNNVLNGRGGNDTFTLTGTGHTTLLYENIDNADATGGNGQDVVNQFTLGNYETNANADRIDLANILIGYVRDADGPAHFDSNGTAKIDVGDNIGDYLRVVQDGGNAVLYVDRDGTGSTFQSTALLTLNNTTTDLATLLANGQIVV, via the coding sequence ATCTTTAATCTTGATTTAACCGCGCCAACCGCTACATCTTCAATCACCGGTATTACCGATGATACAGGCTTTAGCGATAGCGATTATATCACCAGTGATGATACGCTCATCATTCATGGTAGCGTGTCTGAAACATTAAATGCGGGTGAAAAGGTTCAAATCCGTATTGATGGCGGTACTTGGGTTGATGCTGTTTATAACGCAACAGATAAAACTTGGAGCTATGACAATCAGGCCAATGCCTTGTCAGAGGGTGATCATAAGATTGAAAGCCGCGTTGTTGACGCAGCTGGTAACATCACCACAGGTGGCTCACAAACTGTAACTATTGATAAGACTGGCCCAGTTGAAGGTTATGAAGTTGCCATTTCTGGTTTCTTTGATGATGTTGGTTTGATCCAAGGCGATATGACCACATCTGGCACATCAACCGACGATACAACTCCATTGTTGAAAGGTACTGTAACAGGTATCAAGACGGGTGATGAAGTTGTTATCAAGGTTACCGGTCCTGATGGCACAAAGATCATTCTTGGCAATGCAACTGTCACCAATGGAACTTGGCAATACCAAGTTACAGAAGCACAGAAATTTGTGACCGAAGGCAAGTACACTTTTGAAGCTGTTGTCACTGATAAGGCAGGCAATGAGGGTAAAACGTCAACTGGCTTTGATCTTAATCTTGATTTAACCGCGCCAACCGCTACATCTTCAATCACCGGTATTACCGATGATACAGGCTTTAGCGATAGCGATTATATCACCAGTGATGATACGCTCATCATTCATGGTAGCGTGTCTGAAACATTAAATGCGGGTGAAAAGGTTCAAATCCGTATTGATGGCGGTACTTGGGTTGATGCTGTTTATAACGCAACAGATAAAACTTGGAGCTATGACAATCAGGCCAATGCCTTGTCAGAGGGTGATCATAAGATTGAAAGCCGCGTTGTTGACGCAGCTGGTAACATCACCACTGGTGGCTCACAAACTGTAACTATTGATAAGACTGGCCCAGTTGAAGGTTATGAAGTTGCCATTTCTGGCTTCTTTGATGATGTTGGCTTGATCCAAGGTGATATGACCACATCTGGCACATCAACCGACGATACAACCCCACTATTGAAAGGTACTGTAACAGGTATCAAGACGGGTGATGAAGTTGTTATCAAGGTTACCGGTCCTGATGGCACAAAGATCATTCTTGGCAATGCAACTGTGACCAATGGAACTTGGCAATACCAAGTTACAGAAGCACAGAAATTTGTGACCGAAGGCAAGTACACTTTTGAAGCTGTTGTCACTGATAAGGCAGGCAATGAGGGTAAAACGTCAACTGGCTTTGATCTTAATCTTGATTTAACCGCGCCAACCGCTACATCTTCAATCACCGGTATTACCGATGATACGGGCTTTAGCGATAGCGATTATATCACCAGTGATGATACGCTCATCATTCATGGTAGCGTGTCTGAAACATTAAATGCGGGTGAAAAGGTTCAAATCCGTATTGATGGCGGCACTTGGGTTGATGCTGTTTATAATGCAACAGATAAAACTTGGAGCTATGACAATCAGGCCAATGCCTTGTCAGAGGGTGATCATAAGATTGAAAGCCGCGTTGTTGACGCAGCTGGTAACATCACCACTGGTGGCTCACAAACTGTAACTATTGATAAGACTGCACCAATTGACGGTGTTTCTGTTTCAATTACTGGATTTACTGATGATGTTGGTTTGATCCAAGGCGAAGTTACGGCTAATAATAGCTATACCGATGATACCGAACCGTTGCTTAAAGGAACGATTGCTGGTGTTGCCGATGGCGAACGTGTTGTCATTAAAGTAACTGATGCAAATGGTGTGACAACTGTTTTAGGTGTGGCTGTCGTATCAGCTGGAACTTGGGAATATCAGGTAACTGCGGCACAAGCCTTCAAAGATGGACAATATACTTTCCAAGCGGTTGTTACTGATACTGCTGGCAATGAAGGTGCGACCTCTAATCAATTTGGTATTATTTTCGATACAGCTGCTCCAACGGCATTGTCGAATATTACTTCTATCACTGAAGATACTGGTAATGGTACCAATGACTATGTCACCCGCGATGGTACCTTGATTATTACTGCCAAGGTTACTGGTACATTATCAGATAATGAACGCGTACAAATTTCGTTAGATAATGGCACAACTTGGCGTGATGCAACCTATGCAGCATCTACTGATAGTTGGACGCTGGATAATACAGATACCTTACTTGCTGATGGTACTTACACCTTTAAAACTCGTGTTATCGATGCGGCAGGTAACCTAGGGACTGAAAGCAGCCAACAAGTTGTCATTGACAATAAGGTTCCTGAAGCTACAACTAAAATTACCCATTTTAGTGATGATCAAGCTCCACAACTTTTTGATAGCTTGCCATCGGGTAGCTATACCGATGATACAACACCAACCTTACATGGTACTTTAACCAAAGCACTTGACGAAGGAGCGGCGATTGCAATTTACCGCGGTAGCGTTTTTGTTGGTTATGCCACGGTGACAGGCTTGACTTGGAGCTTTACGCAGCCAACAGCATTGTCGGACGGAACATTCTACACCTATTATGCGGCGGTCCAAAGTCGATCCGGTGTCAACGGCTCATTATCAGATGCCTTTGAAATTGCTATTGATACAACCGATAGCAATATGGCGCCAAATGTTGGCACCGGCGGTGCTTATGCGACCTATTCCATGTCCTTGCGACTTGGTAATAATGGCGGCTGGACAATGATGACCGATATGGCTGAATATTCAGCTGATGGTAATGATTTCCGCAATTTTGGTTCGCCGAAATTGCTCACTTGGGCAAACCTCGGTAGCGGGCCAATTACTTCGCAATACCCAAACGAAAAGCTATTCAGCTCTTATACCTATGGCGATTACAACCGCGATGGTTATATGGATATGTTCTTGACCGATAGAACCTATGGTGGTGGTAATAATGCTACAATGTTTGTTGGGCAATCTAATGGTACGTATGTTGCTACATTGGTAAATACTGGGACAGCCACTCATTTTGGTAGTACGGTATCGCTTGATATGGATGGTGATGGTTGGTTGGATGTTTTTATCGGTGACTCTGGTAATGATAGTTCGACCTTCTTTCACAATAAAGGTGCGGCCGGTAGTACAACAGATTTTCTTAATGGACGTTTTGATCTTTATGGGTATGGCGCGGCTACTGCGTCATCAATGCCCACAGCGCTTCGTAGCCTTGAAACAGATCATGAATTATCTGCAATCGATCTTGATAATGACGGTACTGTTGATCTGGTTTTCCATGGTAATTATGCTGGGCAAAGCACCTATAATATGGTGACGCTCAAAAATAATGGTACGAGTTCAGCAACAGGACAAAATTGGAGTTTTGGTCAATCCTTTACCAATGTATTCAATACCAGCGGTGCAGCAGGAACAAGTCAACAATCGGATAGTTTTGAACGGACTATTTCCTTAACTTGGGGCGACTTTAATGGCGATGGTTATATGGATTTGTTCATTGGTCAATCCAAGAATGCTGGCGTTGGTGCGGTTGCCAATACAACTGGTACCGATAGTATGATCTTCTACAATGATGGTGCCGGTAATCTTAAAGATCCGCAACGCATTGCTGATGGTATTATGGGTAAATCAACCCTTGCGATTGACTGGGATGGTGATGGTAAAATGGACCTTGTTGAGGTTCCTGAAGCCAAATATTCTATCGGTACATCGCTTTATTACCATAATACTGGTACGCTTGATGATAGTGGCCAAGTTGTCTGGGATATTAAAAATATCAAAGATATGGGAGTTGCTACGGCTGGTGGTTCCATCATGACGTCAACAGCACTTGATGCTGCGGTTAATGGTGCAAGTGCTGCTGCAATGGATTATGATTGGGATGGTGATCAAGATTTGATCATATCTCGTGCTAATACCACTGAAGCATCGATTGTTATCACCAATCCAAATACGCCAGATTATGGCACTGCCATGCATTTGCGTATTGTGCGTCCCGATGGTTCGAATACTTTCTACGGTAACACAGTTGAGCTTTACAACTCCGCTGGTGTGCGTGTATCAAGTCAAATTATTAATCCACAATATGGTACGGGTTGGAATGATAGCTCGGCAATCGTCCATTTCTATGGTCTTGATCCAAATGAAACCTATACCGCAGTGATGCGCTTCAATAAAAATGGTGTTTCACAAGACTTTGGTGGTCAAGCTTTTGCTAGCAGTACCAATCCAGTTGAAAATGTAAATTCGAGCTGGACTAACCTTAAAGCAACAGAGCCTTATAATGGTTATGTTCTAACAGCTGAAGCTGATGGAGCAGTTAACAATACAACTGATTATAGCTCCAATGTTGGTATTGTTGGTACTGGTTACAATGATACCTTCTTCATTGGTGCTGGTACTCGTTTCTATAATGGCGGCGGCGGTTGGAACGTCGGTGATGGCGAACGCACTTGGAATGAAAATAGTGGTTTGGATATTGCAGATTTTGCCGCGGTTGGTTCTCTAGGTATAAATGTAAGTCTTGCAAATACAACAGACTATCAAACCGTTGCAACTGGCTTTGCTACTCGTCTTGTCAACATTGAAGCAATCTATGGCACTAGCGGCAATGATACCATTACCGATGGTAATGGTAACAATGTTCTCAATGGCCGTGGTGGTAATGATACCTTTACACTGACTGGTACAGGTCATACTACCTTGCTTTATGAAAACATTGATAATGCTGATGCCACCGGCGGCAATGGGCAGGATGTTGTTAACCAGTTCACGCTTGGCAATTATGAAACTAATGCCAATGCTGATCGTATTGACCTTGCAAATATCTTGATTGGTTATGTCCGCGATGCTGATGGCCCAGCTCATTTTGACTCAAATGGCACTGCCAAAATCGATGTTGGTGACAATATTGGTGATTATCTTCGTGTGGTACAAGATGGTGGCAATGCTGTTCTGTACGTTGATCGTGACGGCACGGGTAGTACATTCCAATCAACGGCATTGTTGACACTCAACAATACAACTACTGATCTTGCAACCTTGCTTGCTAACGGTCAGATTGTTGTCTAA
- a CDS encoding heme ABC transporter permease has translation MENAQNNHLNMVKQSWWQKLATPTYFMELSKQLLPWFTMLSIIGLVIGLYLVFNAPDDYQQGSTVKIMFIHVPFAWLSMLCYTMMTISALGALIWRHPLANISIIAAAPIGAVFTALCLISGSIWGRPSWGAWWVWDARLTSVLVLFLIYLGIIALSHAFDDFSKSARASAILTLVGFINIPLIKFSVDWWNTLHQPASLLRSGGPAIESSLLWPLLVMAIALSFLFVTLHVMAMRNEILNRRLINLQRKAARQNHSIKGEAV, from the coding sequence ATGGAAAACGCCCAAAATAATCACTTGAATATGGTAAAGCAAAGCTGGTGGCAAAAGCTTGCCACTCCCACCTATTTTATGGAACTTTCAAAGCAGCTTTTACCTTGGTTTACGATGCTAAGCATTATCGGCTTAGTGATTGGATTATACCTTGTTTTCAATGCCCCTGATGACTATCAGCAAGGATCAACGGTTAAAATCATGTTTATTCATGTGCCGTTTGCTTGGCTTTCCATGCTTTGCTACACTATGATGACCATATCAGCCTTGGGTGCTCTTATTTGGCGTCATCCTTTAGCCAATATTAGCATTATTGCCGCAGCGCCGATTGGTGCAGTATTTACCGCCCTTTGCCTTATTAGCGGCTCCATTTGGGGGCGGCCAAGTTGGGGCGCATGGTGGGTGTGGGACGCAAGGTTAACCTCTGTTTTAGTATTGTTTTTGATTTACCTTGGCATTATTGCTCTTTCTCATGCCTTTGATGATTTTAGCAAATCTGCCCGCGCGAGTGCTATCTTAACCTTAGTTGGTTTTATCAATATTCCGTTGATAAAATTTTCGGTTGATTGGTGGAACACCCTTCATCAACCAGCCTCGCTTTTACGCAGTGGTGGCCCAGCAATTGAAAGCTCGTTACTTTGGCCATTATTAGTAATGGCCATTGCTTTATCATTTTTATTTGTAACTTTACATGTGATGGCGATGCGCAATGAAATCTTAAATCGTCGCTTGATTAATTTACAAAGAAAGGCAGCCCGCCAAAACCACTCAATCAAAGGGGAAGCTGTATGA